Proteins encoded together in one Phyllostomus discolor isolate MPI-MPIP mPhyDis1 chromosome 6, mPhyDis1.pri.v3, whole genome shotgun sequence window:
- the LOC114500518 gene encoding olfactory receptor 51A4-like yields the protein MSIINTSQVEVTTFFLVGMPGLEYAHIWISIPICSVYVVALLGNCTILFVIKTEPSLHEPMYYFLSMLALSDLGLSLSSLPTMLRIFLFNAPGISANACFAQEFFIHGFMLLESSVLLIMSFDHFLAIHNPLRYSSILTTVRVAKIGIGLSFRSILLVLPFPFTLRRLQYCQKSQLSHSYCLHQDVMKLACSDNKIDVIYGFFVALCGMVDFMFISVSYFLILKTVVGIASQKEQLRALNTCVSHICAVLIFYLPVINLSIIHRFARHVSPLFKVLMANVLLLVPPLMNPIVYCVKTRQIRVRIVAKLCQK from the coding sequence ATGTCTATTATCAACACATCACAGGTTGAAGTCACCACCTTCTTTTTGGTTGGGATGCCAGGGCTGGAATATGCACACATCTGGATCTCCATCCCCATCTGCAGCGTGTATGTTGTTGCTCTTCTGGGAAACTGTACCATCCTTTTTGTCATCAAGACAGAGCCCTCCTTGCATGAGCCCATGTACTATTTCCTGTCCATGTTGGCCCTGTCTGACTTGGGTTTGTCCTTATCCTCTCTGCCCACCATGTTGAGGATCTTCTTGTTCAATGCTCCTGGAATTTCTGCCAATGCCTGCTTTGCCCAGGAATTCTTCATCCATGGATTCATGCTACTGGAGTCCTCAGTGCTCCTGATCATGTCGTTTGACCATTTTCTAGCCATCCACAACCCCCTGAGATATAGCTCCATTCTTACTACTGTCAGAGTTGCCAAAATAGGAATAGGATTGTCCTTTAGAAGCATCCTCCtggttcttcccttccccttcactTTGAGAAGGTTGCAATATTGCCAGAAAAGCCAATTATCCCATTCTTACTGTCTCCACCAAGATGTTATGAAGTTGGCCTGTTCTGACAACAAAATTGATGTCATCTATGGCTTTTTTGTAGCACTTTGTGGTATGGTAGACTTTATGTTTATCTCTGTCTCTTACTTCCTGATCCTCAAGACTGTGGTGGGAATTGCATCCCAGAAGGAGCAGCTGAGGGCCCTCAATACTTGTGTTTCACACATCTGTGCAGTTCTCATCTTCTATCTGCCCGTCATCAATCTTTCCATTATCCATCGCTTTGCCAGGCATGTGTCTCCTCTCTTCAAAGTTCTCATGGCAAATGTTCTCTTACTTGTGCCTCCATTGATGAACCCAATTGTGTACTGTGTGAAAACTAGGCAGATTAGAGTTAGAATTGTGGCTAAGTTATGTCAGAA